CACCGGGTGAGCAGGGTGATCGCCGCGTACCCGGAGGCGGACAGCAGCGCGAGCAGCACCCCGGCCGGTACGACGTCGCCGCCCTCGCCGCCCAGGACCAGCACGGCGAGTCCGGTCAGCGCCCCGGTCACGGCGGCGAGGCCGCCCCGGCCGAGGCGTTCGCCCAGCAGCACACGCGCCCCGACGGCGATCAGGACGGGTCCGGCGCCGAGCGTCACGACGGTGCCGACGGCGAGACCCGTGACCTCGACCGCAGCGAAGTACGCGCTCTGGAACACGGTGAGCCCGACACCGGTTCCGAGGATGCGGAGCAGCCGGCGACGCCGGGGTTCGGGCTCCCGGGGCGCGCGGCGGGGGCGCAGCGCGAGCGCCCCGGCGAGCAGGACGAGACCGCCCGCGCAGCGCCAGAAGGACAGGGCGAGTGGACCGAGATCGCTGACCCGGAAGATCAGGGACGCGGCCGCACCGGCGGTGCCCCAGGCGACTCCGGCGATGACGAGGTACAGCAGGCTCCGCCCGACGGGCAGCGCGGATGCGACAGGGAAGGGCATATGACTTCTCCAGCGGGAGACAGGGGTGACGGGTCGCTCGGCTCCGCACGCGGGCAGCGACGAACCGCTCGGGGACTGCCCGAGCCCGGTCTTCGTCGGGAGTGGCCGCGCGCGCTAGGCGGCAGGCGGCGGCAGCACAGTCAGATGCATGGTCCGCACACTAATGCGGGGCCCGGCCGTGGGACAACTCGCCCTCGACCGGCCCGGACACCGCCCCGGTGCCGGCCCCGGCGGCTACCGGACCCGAGGGGGGCTTCGGGGCGGCGGACTGGGCGATGAACGCACCGGTCAGCACGACGAATCCACCGATGAGCTGCGGCGCGGAGAGATGCTCGCCCAGGAGCACCCAGGCCAGCCCGGTGGCGATGACCGCTTCGAGGCAGGCGACGACCCCGGCCACCTGCGGCGAGAGCATCCGGACCGAGACGACCCCGGTGACGTACGCGAGGACGGTGGCGAGCAGCACGATCCAGCCGAGCAGCAGCCAGGCGGGGACCTCGTCGCCGTTCATGCCCGCGCTGCCGCCGAGCAGCGCCCAGTCCATGCCCCAGGGGCGGGCGACGGCCGTGAGGACGGCCGCGCCGACGATCAGCCCGTACGCGATGACGCCGACGGGGTGCGGGGGCTCGGCCCGCTCGCCCTCACCGTCCTCGGAGCGGCCGTCCTGCCCGCCGTGGTCGGACAGGACGAAGTACCCCACCTGGCAACAGGCGGCGCCGAGGGCGAGCAGCAGTCCGAGGAGGTCGAAGCCGAGCCCGGCCCAGACCTCGACGACACACGCGAGTCCGCCGACGGCCAGCACCACACCGACGGCGGCGGCCCGGGTGACGGGCCTGCGCTGCACGAAGCGGACCCAGCCGAGAACCAGCGCGGGCGCGAGATATTCGACCAGGAGCGCCACCCCGACCGGGATACGGGAGATCGAGGCGAAGTAGAACGCCTGGACCCCGGCCACCGCGAAGAGGCCGAACCCGGCGAGCAGGGCGGGGCGTTCCCGTACGAGGTTCCGGTGGCGCCAGGCGACCGGCAGCATGATGACGGCGGCGCCCGCGACGCGCAGCCAGACCACGTGGAGCGGGTCGAGCCCCGCCTCGATCAGCGGCTTGGCCGCCACTCCCGAACCGCCGAACGCAAAGGCGGAGAGCAGGGCGAGACCCAGCCCGGCGCTTCTGCCCTGAAACCTCGAAGACGCGTGCATCGGCACATCATGGCAGCAGTCGACAGCACCGTCACCCTCGTGACACCTGTCGAGACGACGCCCCCGGGGGCGGGCACCAGGGGCACCTCAACCGCGCCGCGACTCCCCGGCCGCGAGCACGCCCGCCACGCGATCGGCCAGCCATCGGGCGTCCACACCCCCGCGGGTGAGCACTTCCACCGCGCGCGACTCGGCGTCGGCGGCCAGCGCGGCGAGCAGGTCGAGACCGGCGGCCCGGTCCTCGCCGCGCGACGCCGCGCGGTACAGCGCGTCGTCCAGCGCGGCCAGCGCCGAGGGCGACCAGCCGTCGGCGGCCGGGGCGCGCACCACGGGAACGGCCCCGGAGTCCTCGACGGAGCCCTGCCAGCGGAGCCCGTAACCGATGCTGCGCTGGACGAGATAACCGAGCACCCTGGCGAGCTGCGGCCCGCCGTCGAAGGCCTCACGGACCTCGCGGTCC
This sequence is a window from Streptomyces parvus. Protein-coding genes within it:
- a CDS encoding EamA family transporter, which encodes MPFPVASALPVGRSLLYLVIAGVAWGTAGAAASLIFRVSDLGPLALSFWRCAGGLVLLAGALALRPRRAPREPEPRRRRLLRILGTGVGLTVFQSAYFAAVEVTGLAVGTVVTLGAGPVLIAVGARVLLGERLGRGGLAAVTGALTGLAVLVLGGEGGDVVPAGVLLALLSASGYAAITLLTRWLGREGGGGDALTTSAWAFGIGAVGLLPMALAEGLVPHTAETGQVLWLIVYVAAVPTALAYALYFAGAAAVRAATVSVIMLLEPVSAAVIAVTVLRERLTAATVLGTLLLLAAVAGLALAEARGAALARRKEPVAV
- a CDS encoding DMT family transporter, which produces MHASSRFQGRSAGLGLALLSAFAFGGSGVAAKPLIEAGLDPLHVVWLRVAGAAVIMLPVAWRHRNLVRERPALLAGFGLFAVAGVQAFYFASISRIPVGVALLVEYLAPALVLGWVRFVQRRPVTRAAAVGVVLAVGGLACVVEVWAGLGFDLLGLLLALGAACCQVGYFVLSDHGGQDGRSEDGEGERAEPPHPVGVIAYGLIVGAAVLTAVARPWGMDWALLGGSAGMNGDEVPAWLLLGWIVLLATVLAYVTGVVSVRMLSPQVAGVVACLEAVIATGLAWVLLGEHLSAPQLIGGFVVLTGAFIAQSAAPKPPSGPVAAGAGTGAVSGPVEGELSHGRAPH
- a CDS encoding Clp protease N-terminal domain-containing protein, which codes for MQNRTPRIPEQPAPNHPGPDAGFTDELAAVLTGARRRALRDGDRQIDTAHLLHSLIETDREVREAFDGGPQLARVLGYLVQRSIGYGLRWQGSVEDSGAVPVVRAPAADGWSPSALAALDDALYRAASRGEDRAAGLDLLAALAADAESRAVEVLTRGGVDARWLADRVAGVLAAGESRRG